From Candidatus Neomarinimicrobiota bacterium, a single genomic window includes:
- a CDS encoding methylmalonyl-CoA mutase family protein: HPFSQGEVGRCGVAISSLDDMEIMFQGIDLGRVSVSQTINGPAIVLLAFYIAVAENRGVPLTELRGTLQNDILKEFIAQKEWIFPPGPHMRLIVDTIEFCTERMPKFNPISVSGYHIREAGSTAAQELAFTLLDGFTYVEHALERGIHIDDFAPRLSFFFNSHLDFFEEIAKFRASRRIWARRMREHYGAKDPRSSKLRFHTQTAGCTLTAQQPEVNVARTGFQALAGVLGGTQSLHTNSMDETLALPTEKAAEIALRTQQLIAHETGVANVADPLGGSWYVESITDRMEEKAEEYFSKVAELGGVIRAIEDGFFQREIARSAFDYEKKVNEKERIVVGVNEFVKEGEKPEIPILEIGKGAEMRQTENLAQLRGRRESHAVDQALKNIEKAAASDENLVPLVVEAAKADATLGEIVSSMKMVFGEWQESAVF; the protein is encoded by the coding sequence ACCATCCCTTCTCTCAGGGAGAGGTGGGGCGGTGCGGGGTTGCCATCAGCAGTCTCGACGATATGGAGATCATGTTTCAGGGGATCGATCTTGGCAGGGTGAGCGTTTCACAGACCATTAACGGTCCCGCCATTGTTCTTCTCGCCTTCTACATCGCCGTGGCGGAAAACCGGGGTGTTCCCCTCACGGAATTAAGGGGAACCCTGCAGAATGATATTTTGAAAGAATTCATCGCCCAGAAGGAGTGGATTTTTCCCCCCGGGCCTCACATGCGACTTATCGTTGACACCATCGAGTTTTGTACGGAGCGAATGCCTAAGTTCAATCCGATTTCGGTGAGCGGTTATCACATTCGAGAAGCCGGATCAACCGCGGCTCAGGAACTTGCTTTTACTCTCCTGGATGGGTTCACCTACGTGGAACATGCGCTCGAAAGGGGCATTCATATCGATGACTTCGCACCCAGACTATCATTCTTCTTTAATTCCCATCTCGATTTCTTTGAAGAAATCGCTAAGTTCCGTGCGTCAAGGCGGATCTGGGCGCGGCGAATGAGGGAACACTACGGGGCGAAGGATCCCCGGTCATCGAAGCTCCGATTTCACACCCAGACGGCAGGATGTACCCTTACAGCCCAGCAGCCGGAGGTTAATGTGGCCCGGACCGGATTCCAGGCCCTGGCAGGAGTTTTGGGTGGCACCCAGTCCCTTCATACGAATTCCATGGATGAGACCCTGGCCCTCCCGACTGAAAAAGCGGCTGAGATCGCGCTGAGAACTCAACAACTGATTGCCCATGAAACCGGAGTTGCCAACGTGGCTGATCCTCTGGGAGGGTCCTGGTATGTTGAATCTATCACGGACAGAATGGAAGAAAAGGCTGAGGAGTACTTCAGCAAAGTCGCCGAGTTGGGAGGAGTCATCCGCGCCATTGAAGACGGATTCTTCCAGCGGGAGATTGCCAGGTCAGCTTTCGATTACGAGAAAAAGGTGAACGAAAAAGAGAGGATTGTGGTGGGTGTAAATGAATTTGTAAAAGAGGGAGAAAAGCCAGAAATTCCAATCCTCGAAATCGGAAAAGGAGCGGAGATGAGGCAAACTGAGAACCTGGCTCAATTGCGAGGCCGAAGGGAATCTCACGCTGTTGATCAGGCACTGAAAAACATTGAGAAGGCCGCGGCATCAGATGAGAATCTTGTACCCCTCGTCGTTGAAGCGGCAAAGGCCGACGCGACGCTTGGTGAAATTGTGAGCAGTATGAAGATGGTCTTTGGTGAATGGCAAGAATCGGCCGTTTTCTAA
- a CDS encoding cytochrome c maturation protein CcmE — MKINRKFPVVIAGIAALLVLWVAVGFEGNELPYLTIEELQETGTSESAKRFRLGGNVQEGSVVRAEENPLDLSFNLSQGGETLPVRYHKIVPDMFKEGGEVIVEGYYVDGEFRADNLMTKCASRYEGDLREAESSG, encoded by the coding sequence ATGAAAATAAACAGGAAATTTCCCGTCGTCATCGCGGGTATCGCGGCCCTTCTTGTTCTCTGGGTGGCCGTGGGGTTTGAAGGAAATGAGCTACCCTACCTCACCATTGAGGAGCTGCAAGAGACTGGGACGTCAGAATCGGCCAAGCGTTTCCGGCTGGGAGGGAATGTCCAGGAGGGATCAGTTGTGAGAGCCGAGGAGAATCCACTGGACCTTTCCTTTAACCTGAGTCAGGGAGGCGAGACTCTGCCCGTCAGATACCACAAAATAGTTCCGGATATGTTCAAAGAGGGTGGCGAGGTCATTGTGGAGGGATACTATGTTGACGGAGAGTTTCGGGCGGATAACCTGATGACGAAATGTGCATCCCGATATGAGGGAGACCTGCGGGAAGCCGAATCCTCTGGTTAA
- a CDS encoding heme lyase CcmF/NrfE family subunit translates to MNTMPLYGATLLNLSLGLAVLSLLILTLYVKRGDYRLFLTGQRAALGASFLILLATTTLLASLVRGNFDVDFVARYTSSATPLTFKFAALWAGQSGSLLFWLLILSLYATIVIFQNRNRHRVLMPYVIITLVTIQLFFLLLVNFVSNPFAPVEVDFAIQDGLGLNPLLQNWVMAIHPPMLYLGYVGFSVPFAFAIASLLSGKLDALWVRTIRRWTLFTWLVLGCGVLLGGYWAYNELGWGGYWAWDPVENASLMPWLTGTAFVHSIIIQEKKNMLRVWNMILIIATFVLTIFGTFLTRSGVVSSVHSFTQSSLGPMFLGFVLLIVSVSVFLLVKRLQDLRSETRMKSFLSRESGFLFNNVIFVSLCFVVIWGTLFPIVSEAVRGTQISVGIPFFNQIAVPLGLLLLLLAGVGPLLAWRKTSRESLIRNFSVPVLIGLTAFLVSTFFGIRSFYPSVTIAFSFFVLGAIGLEFYRGIRVRMKKFRENIFQALMKMVSKNRSRYGGYIVHTGIVLMFIGFVGKAFDAEQDWTMRVGDEVRLADYTISLSNLREEERPNHYAWIASLVVTKGEREITRLYPEKRIYFHRNPDPNRRQPHSELDIYSTLKEDIYAVFGGIDTGENLVSMKIMVNRLVRWVWIGGYLLLLGTIIALWSPRKKLKS, encoded by the coding sequence ATGAACACGATGCCTCTCTACGGGGCGACTCTTCTTAATCTCTCTCTGGGTCTTGCCGTTCTTTCTCTGCTGATCCTGACGCTGTACGTCAAAAGAGGTGACTACCGTCTTTTCCTCACGGGTCAGCGAGCTGCCCTGGGTGCCTCCTTTCTCATACTCCTGGCCACTACCACGCTCCTGGCCAGCCTGGTGCGGGGCAATTTCGATGTCGATTTTGTGGCACGGTACACCAGCTCGGCCACCCCTTTAACCTTCAAATTTGCTGCCCTGTGGGCCGGCCAATCGGGATCGCTTCTCTTCTGGCTGCTAATTCTGTCTCTCTATGCCACGATCGTGATTTTCCAGAACCGGAATCGTCATCGCGTGTTGATGCCCTATGTGATCATAACCCTGGTAACCATCCAGTTGTTCTTCTTGCTGCTTGTGAATTTTGTATCAAATCCCTTCGCTCCTGTAGAAGTTGATTTCGCGATTCAGGACGGATTGGGACTGAATCCCCTTCTCCAAAACTGGGTCATGGCAATCCATCCTCCCATGCTCTATCTTGGCTATGTGGGATTTTCTGTCCCCTTCGCTTTTGCCATTGCCTCTCTTCTCTCAGGGAAACTCGATGCCCTCTGGGTCAGAACCATCCGGCGCTGGACCCTTTTCACCTGGCTGGTGCTCGGGTGCGGCGTTCTGCTCGGAGGCTATTGGGCCTATAACGAATTGGGCTGGGGAGGATATTGGGCGTGGGATCCTGTTGAAAATGCTTCACTTATGCCATGGCTTACCGGCACCGCTTTTGTCCACAGCATCATTATTCAGGAAAAAAAGAACATGCTGCGTGTCTGGAATATGATCCTTATCATCGCGACATTTGTCCTCACGATTTTTGGTACGTTCCTGACCCGCAGCGGTGTCGTCTCATCGGTTCATTCCTTTACCCAGTCATCTCTCGGTCCCATGTTTCTGGGATTTGTTCTTCTTATCGTTTCGGTGAGCGTTTTCCTTCTCGTGAAACGTCTTCAGGACCTCCGGTCGGAAACGCGGATGAAATCATTTCTCTCAAGAGAGAGTGGTTTCCTGTTCAACAACGTAATCTTTGTAAGCCTCTGCTTCGTTGTGATCTGGGGGACTCTCTTCCCGATCGTTTCTGAAGCCGTGCGGGGTACCCAGATCAGCGTCGGTATCCCTTTCTTCAACCAGATAGCCGTACCTCTGGGACTCCTCCTGCTTCTGTTGGCGGGCGTCGGGCCACTTCTGGCATGGAGGAAGACGTCAAGGGAGAGTCTGATCAGAAATTTCTCCGTACCCGTGCTAATCGGTCTTACAGCTTTTCTGGTCTCCACCTTTTTCGGTATCCGATCCTTTTACCCCTCGGTCACCATCGCTTTCAGCTTCTTCGTTTTGGGCGCAATTGGACTTGAGTTCTACCGGGGTATCCGGGTCAGGATGAAGAAGTTTCGGGAAAACATTTTCCAGGCACTGATGAAAATGGTATCGAAGAATCGATCCCGGTATGGCGGATACATTGTCCATACGGGCATCGTGCTCATGTTCATCGGCTTTGTGGGAAAAGCTTTTGATGCCGAGCAGGACTGGACAATGCGAGTGGGAGATGAGGTTCGGCTGGCGGACTATACGATCAGTTTGAGTAACCTGAGAGAGGAGGAACGGCCGAACCATTATGCGTGGATTGCTTCCCTCGTCGTGACTAAGGGCGAAAGGGAGATAACCCGACTTTATCCTGAAAAACGTATCTACTTCCATCGCAACCCCGATCCGAACCGGAGACAACCCCACAGCGAACTGGATATTTACTCCACCTTGAAGGAAGACATATATGCCGTATTTGGCGGCATAGACACCGGGGAAAACCTCGTGTCCATGAAAATCATGGTTAACCGATTGGTCAGATGGGTATGGATAGGCGGCTACCTGCTGCTCCTGGGCACCATTATTGCACTCTGGTCGCCACGGAAAAAACTAAAAAGTTAG
- a CDS encoding ABC transporter ATP-binding protein, translating into MMSVENLRKTYHLRPVLRDVTFQVGEAASVGIFGKNGAGKTTLLKVIARICSCDGGDVRFDGRSIMKGPASNRQGILYLGHQPNLYPILTAEENLRFVCRLYGLAISEEELLATLEEVGLVRQRWDPIRYYSRGMLQRLGIAKAMAVPWRLLLMDEPVTGLDEKGIELLERFILRCQEQQKSLIVVSHQLSWLERFCSSILNLVDGEVHEISPR; encoded by the coding sequence ATGATGTCCGTAGAGAATCTCAGAAAAACCTATCACCTTCGTCCCGTGCTTAGAGATGTCACCTTCCAGGTCGGGGAGGCGGCATCCGTGGGCATATTCGGGAAGAATGGGGCGGGGAAGACAACACTTCTGAAAGTTATTGCAAGAATCTGTTCGTGCGATGGAGGTGATGTGAGATTCGACGGCCGTTCCATCATGAAAGGTCCCGCTTCGAACCGGCAGGGTATTCTATACCTTGGTCATCAGCCTAACCTGTATCCCATCCTCACGGCTGAGGAGAACTTGAGGTTCGTCTGCCGCCTTTACGGGCTGGCCATTTCGGAAGAGGAACTGCTGGCTACACTTGAGGAGGTGGGGTTGGTCCGTCAGCGGTGGGACCCCATCCGGTACTATTCGCGCGGAATGCTTCAAAGGCTTGGAATTGCAAAGGCAATGGCTGTCCCCTGGAGGCTCCTACTCATGGATGAACCTGTCACAGGCCTGGATGAGAAGGGAATTGAACTCCTCGAAAGATTCATCCTGCGGTGTCAGGAACAACAAAAGAGCTTGATCGTCGTTTCCCACCAACTCTCCTGGCTCGAAAGGTTCTGTTCTTCCATTCTCAATCTCGTAGACGGCGAAGTTCACGAAATCTCACCCCGGTGA
- a CDS encoding heme exporter protein CcmB, whose amino-acid sequence MFLTVLKKDLLVELRSKEIVISMIAFGVSVILLYSFSFNQSPETFSIFSAGLLWMVFLFISVLGLHRSFSLEKEFDAMGLMLSAPVDRSYIFLSKWLSGLAFLLVSQSVIVPLFWLFLHLPIPGNLGGWIGLFILSDLGITSIGSLVSGITMRARMGEILLPILLFPLVSPLLIAAVRSTHALMNNQDFGEWRIWIQLMTTFVVAFALMGYVIFDHVSEQ is encoded by the coding sequence TTGTTCCTGACTGTCCTCAAAAAAGACTTACTGGTGGAGCTTCGAAGCAAGGAAATCGTTATCTCCATGATCGCCTTTGGAGTTTCAGTAATTCTGCTCTATTCATTCTCTTTCAATCAGTCCCCCGAGACGTTTTCTATCTTCTCAGCGGGACTGTTGTGGATGGTTTTCCTTTTCATTTCAGTCCTCGGCCTGCACCGTTCGTTTTCCCTCGAAAAGGAGTTTGATGCCATGGGCCTCATGCTGTCTGCTCCCGTCGACCGGTCGTACATTTTCTTGAGCAAATGGTTGAGCGGTCTGGCTTTCCTCCTGGTTTCGCAATCTGTCATTGTTCCTCTGTTCTGGCTATTCCTCCATCTCCCCATTCCTGGAAATCTGGGAGGTTGGATCGGGCTGTTCATACTTTCGGATTTGGGGATTACTTCAATTGGCAGTCTCGTTTCCGGCATCACCATGCGGGCAAGAATGGGGGAAATATTACTCCCGATTCTACTGTTTCCCCTGGTTTCTCCCCTTCTCATTGCTGCCGTAAGATCCACCCATGCCCTCATGAATAACCAGGACTTTGGTGAGTGGAGAATCTGGATACAATTGATGACAACATTTGTGGTTGCGTTTGCTCTAATGGGATACGTAATCTTTGATCATGTGAGTGAACAATGA